In one window of Leptospira sp. WS92.C1 DNA:
- a CDS encoding HAD family hydrolase: MAIFLDFDNTFLDSIAIYEAAIKKLGAQAKEYGFSSSKEFYHLYDAARKETKEELKDSPSNRLRLIYFKKMSLLKFGILDPQRILKLETDYFSFFQTEIKISKKKYEKEYQEVFSLLKRISGKHKILFCTNENLRTQLIKFKELFPKSISYSILSSEEVGKEKPSEKFFSKAKELVNGENVVVMIGDSFKDDVEGALRYGIPAIHLKSIFSKRPTRPEEKRIGLENSSENSKLDYLEANDLREALKLFL; this comes from the coding sequence ATGGCAATTTTTCTGGATTTTGATAATACTTTTTTGGATTCGATTGCAATTTACGAAGCTGCGATAAAAAAGCTCGGCGCTCAAGCAAAGGAATACGGATTTTCGTCTTCCAAAGAATTTTATCATCTTTACGATGCCGCACGCAAGGAAACAAAAGAAGAACTGAAGGATTCCCCTTCCAATCGTCTTCGATTGATCTACTTCAAAAAGATGAGTCTTCTGAAATTCGGCATTTTGGATCCTCAGCGGATTTTAAAATTGGAAACCGACTATTTTTCCTTTTTTCAAACCGAAATCAAAATTTCCAAAAAGAAATATGAGAAAGAATACCAAGAAGTTTTTTCCTTATTAAAAAGAATTTCCGGAAAACATAAAATTCTATTTTGCACCAATGAGAATTTACGAACTCAGCTGATTAAGTTCAAGGAGCTGTTTCCAAAATCGATTTCGTATTCCATTTTGAGTTCGGAGGAAGTAGGAAAAGAAAAACCTTCGGAGAAATTTTTTTCAAAAGCAAAGGAGCTCGTAAATGGGGAAAACGTTGTCGTTATGATCGGAGATTCTTTCAAAGACGATGTGGAAGGCGCGTTGCGATACGGAATTCCGGCGATTCATCTAAAGTCCATCTTTTCGAAACGACCGACCCGTCCCGAAGAAAAACGGATCGGTTTGGAAAATTCTTCCGAGAATTCGAAATTGGATTATCTCGAGGCGAACGATTTGCGAGAAGCCCTGAAACTATTTCTTTAA
- a CDS encoding N-acyl homoserine lactonase family protein has protein sequence MKKTWFGLSFLFFLFFCNGSQKQNEDLKTEKGSKNCKSALGLYVFAYGTGNYPNRFLNVSEESGNRTIVYLFYLIRIPGKNILVDSGFVNDSYKKQFGFFSFESPDVLLKKCGMEPKEITDVILTHFHFDHSGGIFLFPSATIHIQNHDFDLLKKQSYFPNQREFLVRLNKQNKLHTFNGTYSVFPELQILFTGGHTPGSQAVEWIVSSESQFLITGDECYLVRECRNGIGLPVAAVFSLKRNRDFIEYLRVLNGKGTKILTLHDPSILEDGKEILPGIRLLHSL, from the coding sequence ATGAAAAAGACTTGGTTCGGGCTTTCATTTTTATTTTTTTTATTTTTTTGCAATGGATCACAAAAACAAAACGAAGACCTTAAAACAGAGAAAGGTTCCAAAAACTGTAAATCCGCCCTCGGGCTTTACGTATTTGCATATGGTACCGGCAATTACCCAAATCGTTTTTTAAACGTCAGTGAAGAAAGCGGGAATCGTACAATCGTTTATCTGTTTTATTTGATTCGGATTCCTGGAAAGAATATTTTAGTCGATTCAGGCTTTGTAAACGATTCTTACAAAAAACAATTCGGATTTTTTTCCTTTGAAAGTCCGGATGTCCTTTTAAAAAAATGCGGCATGGAGCCAAAAGAGATTACGGACGTGATCCTTACTCATTTTCATTTTGATCATTCCGGTGGAATTTTTCTCTTTCCTTCCGCAACAATTCATATTCAAAACCACGATTTCGATCTCCTTAAAAAACAATCGTATTTTCCGAATCAAAGAGAATTCTTGGTTCGTCTTAACAAGCAAAATAAACTTCATACCTTCAACGGAACTTATTCTGTCTTTCCGGAATTACAGATTTTATTTACCGGTGGACATACACCCGGGTCTCAAGCGGTGGAATGGATTGTATCTTCCGAGAGTCAATTCCTGATCACAGGAGACGAATGTTATCTAGTTCGAGAATGTAGGAATGGAATCGGTCTTCCAGTAGCGGCGGTTTTTTCATTAAAAAGAAACCGTGACTTTATCGAATATCTTCGAGTTTTGAACGGAAAAGGAACAAAAATTCTCACCTTGCATGATCCTTCCATTTTGGAAGATGGAAAGGAAATTCTTCCGGGTATCCGGCTTTTACATTCTTTATA
- a CDS encoding HEAT repeat domain-containing protein, with product MRLFLVGLIFLLSCGGPPKPDLLPVVDEKKEVPLEQILTELDSQNPQIRAQAILELSHRNHKPSLNRIRNFLKNDSNSGVRGTAAIVLGTWKDSASIPDVIGLFAPNSGVTPDIVMEALARMENPVSARSILPFLQSQDSTLRLIAVDTLVRIGAQSAGNSILNLAQKNQDTEFAKTYAMALGKLKVRSAENYLIQLAKKTEPSPTLAATYLALGRISSKKAVPVLVKGLAGDFDKGSENCMMALVEIKDASAIVSVIPILKHQNRDIRYRAVNVLSEIPSFQTGPGVLKVLEENLPDSAGPAALVLGRIHFNKARTLIERKLLDSNLPDREMIGQSLGYLGDSKSIPVLLNVLKESSGEGRYGAAWALGILQAEEALDDLITASKSRDPKLSLLAVESLGLLKSPKALSTLVNIAETNPNSASVVIPAIASIPGEESRKILEMFAEKENVSLQQVAVSELGKRKEQASIPILIRILEEDRAASSKLLIASLSSITGKNFYSRNEWLNWYKLNSK from the coding sequence ATGCGTTTATTTTTAGTCGGGCTTATTTTTCTTTTAAGCTGCGGTGGTCCACCAAAACCGGATCTACTTCCGGTCGTTGATGAAAAAAAAGAAGTTCCTTTGGAACAGATTCTTACGGAACTCGATTCTCAAAATCCTCAGATCCGGGCACAAGCAATATTAGAATTATCTCATAGAAATCATAAACCTTCTCTCAATCGAATTCGGAATTTTTTGAAAAACGATTCCAATTCCGGGGTTCGAGGAACGGCCGCGATTGTCCTTGGAACCTGGAAAGATTCTGCATCTATACCTGATGTGATCGGTTTGTTTGCGCCTAACTCCGGCGTTACTCCCGATATCGTAATGGAAGCTTTGGCAAGAATGGAAAACCCTGTTTCTGCGCGGTCTATTTTACCTTTTCTGCAGTCACAAGATTCTACTTTGAGATTGATTGCGGTGGACACTTTGGTTCGAATCGGAGCTCAATCCGCGGGAAATTCGATTCTCAATCTCGCTCAAAAAAATCAAGATACCGAGTTTGCAAAAACGTACGCTATGGCTCTCGGAAAACTCAAGGTTCGTTCTGCAGAAAATTATTTGATCCAGCTTGCAAAAAAAACAGAGCCTTCCCCTACTTTGGCAGCTACGTATCTGGCGTTAGGCAGAATTTCAAGTAAGAAAGCGGTTCCTGTTTTGGTGAAAGGGCTTGCAGGTGATTTTGATAAGGGCAGCGAAAATTGTATGATGGCGCTTGTGGAAATCAAAGATGCTTCCGCGATCGTTTCCGTGATTCCGATCTTGAAACATCAAAATCGAGATATTCGATACCGAGCAGTGAACGTTCTTTCCGAAATTCCTTCCTTTCAAACCGGTCCGGGGGTTCTCAAAGTTCTTGAAGAAAATCTACCTGATTCCGCGGGGCCTGCCGCTCTTGTTCTTGGCAGAATTCATTTTAACAAGGCTCGAACTTTGATCGAACGGAAATTGTTGGATTCTAATCTTCCAGATCGGGAAATGATCGGCCAATCCCTTGGTTATTTGGGAGATTCGAAAAGTATTCCAGTTTTATTGAATGTTCTCAAGGAATCCTCCGGTGAAGGAAGATACGGAGCCGCTTGGGCTTTGGGTATATTGCAGGCGGAAGAAGCTTTGGACGATTTGATAACCGCATCGAAGTCAAGAGATCCAAAACTTTCTTTATTGGCGGTGGAATCTTTAGGCTTACTCAAATCTCCAAAAGCGCTTTCGACTTTGGTAAACATTGCCGAAACCAATCCGAACTCCGCCTCCGTGGTCATTCCGGCGATTGCATCCATTCCGGGTGAGGAATCTCGTAAAATTTTGGAAATGTTTGCCGAAAAGGAAAACGTTTCTCTGCAACAAGTCGCCGTTTCAGAATTGGGTAAAAGAAAAGAACAAGCAAGTATCCCGATTTTAATCCGGATTTTGGAAGAAGATCGAGCCGCCAGCTCTAAACTTTTAATTGCTTCTCTGTCTTCGATTACCGGAAAGAACTTTTACTCTCGGAACGAATGGTTGAACTGGTATAAACTCAATTCTAAGTAA
- a CDS encoding ATP-binding protein, with protein sequence MIYPAKYGHYNLIPDSLPSESEFTIKLRPMDLRVHWERCSLTADYISNFCSFQKKSDPDFSNTISIVLNELIENATKFSKDRKGEILLDLKYYSEILKIEIKNSTDEVSKIKLENSISSIINRNSDEIYINKLKDFDGKEPNSGIGLLLLSRDFPVRLGFLINDVSSGTYEITVRAYLDLNEAERTKLAFLNS encoded by the coding sequence ATGATTTATCCTGCAAAATACGGCCATTATAATCTAATCCCGGATTCTCTTCCTTCGGAAAGCGAATTTACGATTAAACTAAGGCCCATGGATCTAAGGGTTCACTGGGAACGATGCTCTCTGACTGCGGATTATATTTCCAACTTCTGTTCTTTTCAGAAAAAATCGGATCCGGATTTCTCTAACACAATCTCAATCGTGTTAAACGAACTGATCGAAAATGCCACAAAATTTTCCAAGGATAGAAAAGGGGAAATACTTTTAGATCTTAAATATTATTCCGAAATTTTAAAAATCGAAATTAAAAATTCTACGGATGAAGTTTCCAAAATAAAATTAGAAAACTCAATTTCGTCGATTATCAATCGTAATTCGGACGAGATTTATATCAACAAACTGAAAGACTTTGACGGTAAGGAACCGAATTCGGGAATCGGACTTCTGCTTTTATCGAGAGATTTTCCGGTCAGACTCGGATTTTTGATCAACGATGTTTCGTCTGGAACTTATGAAATCACGGTAAGAGCCTATTTAGATTTGAATGAAGCCGAAAGGACAAAACTCGCATTTTTGAACTCATAA
- the dapF gene encoding diaminopimelate epimerase, producing MTALKFTKMEGIGNDYVYIDATKTDVRLTPEQIQKLSDRNFGIGSDGVIFIRNSNQGDFMMDMYNSDGSSSEMCGNGIRCVAKYIYDHGLTNSKNPKIETGAGILEVDLKIGSGNKVDLVSVDMGRPILVPSKIPVLWKDENTIIDQAFEIAAKNLKFTAVSMGNPHCVIFVDDSDQFPVREIGPLIETHSMFPRRINVEFVTVRGKDHLYQRTWERGAGETLACGTGACAVMVAGNLTGRSGKDVQVDLRGGTLRIQWQESGNVLMTGPAREIFSGEVEV from the coding sequence GTGACTGCTCTTAAATTTACAAAAATGGAAGGAATCGGCAACGATTATGTTTATATCGATGCTACCAAGACGGATGTCCGTTTGACGCCCGAGCAAATTCAGAAACTATCCGATCGCAATTTTGGGATCGGCAGCGACGGAGTCATTTTTATCCGTAATTCCAATCAAGGCGATTTCATGATGGACATGTACAACTCGGACGGAAGTTCTTCTGAGATGTGTGGAAACGGAATTCGCTGTGTTGCGAAATATATTTACGATCACGGTCTTACCAATTCTAAAAATCCGAAAATCGAAACCGGAGCCGGAATTCTGGAAGTGGATCTAAAGATCGGTTCCGGAAACAAAGTCGATCTCGTAAGCGTGGATATGGGAAGGCCGATCTTGGTTCCTTCTAAAATTCCGGTGCTTTGGAAGGACGAAAATACGATCATCGACCAAGCTTTTGAAATCGCAGCGAAGAATTTAAAATTTACCGCAGTCAGTATGGGCAACCCGCACTGTGTGATTTTTGTGGATGATAGCGATCAGTTTCCCGTGAGAGAAATCGGTCCTTTGATTGAAACACATTCTATGTTTCCGAGAAGAATCAACGTGGAATTTGTAACGGTTCGAGGAAAGGATCATCTCTATCAAAGAACCTGGGAAAGAGGGGCGGGTGAAACTCTTGCCTGCGGAACCGGAGCCTGTGCGGTGATGGTCGCCGGAAATTTGACCGGAAGATCCGGAAAGGACGTTCAGGTCGATTTGAGAGGCGGAACTTTGAGAATTCAGTGGCAGGAATCGGGAAACGTTTTAATGACGGGACCTGCGCGTGAAATTTTTTCGGGTGAGGTGGAAGTTTAG
- a CDS encoding DUF4870 domain-containing protein — MSSERFKTQEFIQETLRILKSEEFPGPIAALSYFPFFGWVLVWVFRKTQKFASFHSVQALKLNIGFVAMYSVVWFLREFPVVSWILSLIRVNPIVTDFISYISWIAFLGYSILGALKAYQEKEYTLPFFPEMENEIQRLFKKVRTGSP; from the coding sequence ATGTCCTCTGAGCGGTTTAAAACCCAGGAATTTATTCAGGAAACTCTGAGAATTTTAAAGAGCGAAGAATTTCCAGGCCCCATTGCAGCTCTATCCTATTTCCCTTTTTTTGGATGGGTTCTAGTCTGGGTTTTTCGCAAGACTCAAAAGTTCGCTTCCTTTCATTCCGTCCAAGCTTTGAAACTCAATATCGGATTTGTTGCGATGTATTCGGTCGTTTGGTTTTTAAGGGAATTTCCGGTTGTGAGTTGGATCTTATCTCTGATCCGAGTAAACCCGATCGTTACCGATTTTATCAGTTATATTTCCTGGATTGCATTCTTAGGATACAGCATTTTGGGAGCCTTAAAAGCATATCAGGAAAAAGAATATACTCTGCCTTTTTTCCCGGAGATGGAAAATGAAATTCAAAGATTATTTAAAAAAGTACGAACCGGTTCTCCGTAA
- a CDS encoding NAD(P)-binding protein, producing the protein MNDNPEPISRKSFLTILSLCISAIASGIWFVQFRNFISGKIIGPDRELGHRIRGNVEANLTSNLNVLSSEKVKVLILGSGISGLSAGYYLDKSGFQDFRILELESDSGGNSRSDKNAVGSYPWGAHYLPQPGEEAVLVRKFLEENKVITGKDKHGKPIYDERYLCFDPEERIFYQGRWNEGLYPGGHPGSAAFNEEQKFKKLAQFWRTKIGKDGKKAFTIPIDLSSRDPEILRLDKINFFEYIKEQGFSTKELLWYLDYSVRDDFGGSIDTVSAWVGLHYFCSRPTDANGEDLTLLTWPEGNGFLVNKLRTPISSKIQTGTLVEKVAASDSKESRFSVQVYSAETKEQKTIHCDSIVYALPSFTRKYILGEKSGVAEGLTYSPWLVANLTVDRVPTGKGIPPCWDNVIYQSQSLGYIVSTHQDLRAGRQESVLTYYQAFGNQDTVSTRKRMTRTSWSDWKESILSDLKKPHPDIEKRVKQIDIMLYAHAMIRPVPGMIWGGKRDRLALSYPNLHFAHSDLSGISIFEEALVRGHAAANKILGEQKL; encoded by the coding sequence ATGAACGACAATCCAGAACCTATTTCCAGAAAATCCTTTCTTACAATTTTAAGTCTGTGTATCTCCGCCATCGCAAGTGGAATTTGGTTCGTTCAATTTCGAAATTTTATTTCCGGAAAAATCATCGGACCCGATCGAGAACTGGGTCACCGAATTCGCGGAAATGTAGAAGCCAATTTAACCTCCAACCTAAATGTTCTCTCTTCGGAGAAGGTTAAGGTTCTGATTTTAGGAAGCGGAATTTCAGGATTGAGCGCGGGTTATTATCTTGATAAATCCGGATTTCAGGATTTTAGAATTCTCGAACTCGAATCCGATTCGGGAGGAAATTCCAGATCCGATAAAAATGCAGTCGGTTCGTATCCTTGGGGCGCTCATTACTTGCCTCAACCTGGAGAAGAAGCGGTTCTTGTTCGAAAATTTTTAGAAGAAAACAAAGTTATAACCGGCAAAGACAAACACGGAAAACCGATCTACGACGAAAGATACCTTTGTTTTGATCCCGAAGAAAGAATTTTTTATCAAGGAAGATGGAACGAAGGTTTGTATCCGGGAGGCCACCCCGGTTCAGCCGCTTTCAACGAGGAACAAAAATTTAAAAAACTCGCTCAGTTCTGGAGAACAAAGATCGGAAAAGACGGAAAAAAAGCGTTCACGATTCCAATCGATCTTTCTTCAAGAGATCCGGAAATTTTACGTTTAGATAAAATTAATTTTTTTGAATATATTAAGGAGCAAGGTTTTAGCACAAAGGAACTGCTCTGGTATTTGGATTATTCGGTGCGAGACGATTTCGGAGGTTCCATTGATACCGTTTCGGCCTGGGTTGGGCTTCATTATTTTTGTTCTCGTCCTACGGATGCAAACGGAGAGGATTTAACCCTGCTCACTTGGCCGGAAGGAAACGGATTTTTAGTAAATAAACTTCGAACTCCGATTTCCTCAAAGATCCAGACCGGAACCCTTGTGGAAAAAGTGGCGGCATCCGATTCGAAAGAATCTCGATTTTCAGTTCAAGTTTATTCGGCAGAAACCAAAGAACAAAAAACAATTCATTGCGATTCGATTGTATATGCGCTTCCTTCCTTTACGAGAAAATACATTCTCGGAGAAAAGTCCGGAGTTGCGGAAGGACTGACGTATTCTCCTTGGTTGGTTGCAAATTTGACCGTAGATCGGGTGCCGACCGGAAAGGGAATCCCACCCTGCTGGGATAACGTCATCTATCAAAGCCAATCTCTCGGTTATATCGTATCCACACACCAGGATCTGCGAGCGGGAAGACAAGAATCCGTCCTAACGTATTACCAAGCCTTTGGTAATCAGGATACGGTCTCGACTCGAAAACGGATGACGAGAACAAGCTGGTCGGATTGGAAAGAATCGATTTTATCCGATTTGAAAAAGCCGCATCCGGATATCGAAAAACGAGTAAAACAAATCGATATCATGCTTTATGCGCACGCGATGATCCGCCCTGTTCCCGGAATGATCTGGGGAGGAAAACGAGATCGTCTCGCACTTTCATATCCGAATCTTCACTTTGCGCATTCCGATTTGAGCGGGATTTCCATCTTTGAAGAAGCGCTGGTTCGAGGTCATGCGGCCGCCAACAAAATCCTCGGAGAGCAAAAATTATGA
- a CDS encoding class I SAM-dependent methyltransferase, producing the protein MNQTCYLCSSTQHSTVFIENGIDIVRCSNCGHVYSTYEQEEHYEGYWDDDSSYDLGWWDNAHREIYQDFIDEFLTAPSGKILDVGCGLGFFVKRIGDQKKDWEATGYEISEKAVKFAREKNGLKNVFPGIVQNSGIAKGSLDIITLWDVIEHIPKPHSLLEYLHSLLKPEGILFLQTPNFPIQLFKARLKVLLKGMKPNGHYLEAKDHINDYTEKTMTMLAKQTGFKDCRFTILKPIASVSGSHGGNLGTLFKKTYYYATKIFWLLTFKTFNLNNTLFAVLKK; encoded by the coding sequence TTGAACCAAACCTGTTATCTTTGCTCAAGCACTCAACATTCCACGGTTTTTATAGAGAATGGAATCGATATCGTACGTTGCTCCAATTGCGGGCACGTATATTCCACATACGAACAGGAAGAACACTATGAAGGTTACTGGGACGACGATTCTTCTTACGATTTAGGATGGTGGGATAACGCTCATAGAGAAATTTATCAGGATTTTATCGATGAATTTCTAACCGCGCCTTCCGGTAAGATTTTGGACGTAGGCTGCGGACTCGGATTTTTTGTAAAACGAATCGGAGACCAGAAAAAAGACTGGGAAGCGACCGGTTATGAAATTTCCGAAAAGGCCGTAAAATTCGCCAGAGAAAAGAACGGATTAAAAAACGTTTTTCCGGGAATCGTTCAAAACTCCGGAATCGCAAAAGGATCTCTGGACATCATCACTCTCTGGGACGTGATAGAACACATCCCAAAACCTCATAGTTTATTAGAATATTTGCATTCTCTTTTGAAACCGGAAGGGATTCTTTTTTTACAAACCCCGAATTTTCCGATCCAGCTTTTTAAAGCCCGTTTGAAGGTTTTGTTAAAGGGAATGAAACCGAACGGACACTACTTGGAAGCAAAAGACCACATCAACGATTATACCGAAAAGACGATGACGATGCTCGCCAAACAAACGGGATTTAAGGACTGCAGATTTACGATTTTAAAACCGATCGCATCGGTTTCGGGAAGTCATGGCGGAAATCTGGGAACCCTTTTTAAAAAAACGTATTATTATGCGACTAAGATCTTTTGGCTTTTGACTTTTAAAACATTCAATTTGAATAATACTCTATTCGCCGTTTTAAAGAAATAG
- a CDS encoding WbuC family cupin fold metalloprotein, translating to MNTVNPNSSSKPLKQLLTDSLFTEILEKADASPRGRANHNFHELSEVYQRFLNVLTKEAYIQAHRHKFPPKPETFLVLKGSLGFILFNEDGSILETHHLKAEGPIYGIDIAPGVYHTLVCLSKTAVCFEGKSGPYDPLTDKDFAPWAPSETDSDRKEFLKKLKKLF from the coding sequence TTGAATACTGTGAATCCAAACTCGAGCTCCAAACCACTTAAACAACTCCTTACAGATTCGCTTTTTACCGAAATTCTGGAAAAAGCCGATGCCTCCCCTCGAGGCCGAGCCAATCACAACTTCCACGAACTTTCCGAAGTATACCAAAGATTTTTAAACGTTCTTACAAAAGAAGCCTACATTCAAGCACATAGACATAAGTTTCCGCCAAAACCGGAGACGTTTCTCGTATTAAAGGGAAGCCTTGGATTCATTCTGTTTAACGAGGATGGATCGATTTTAGAAACACATCACCTAAAAGCGGAAGGCCCAATCTATGGAATCGATATCGCACCGGGGGTATACCACACCCTCGTTTGTCTTTCCAAAACTGCGGTTTGTTTTGAAGGAAAATCCGGTCCTTATGATCCTTTGACGGATAAGGACTTTGCGCCTTGGGCGCCTTCGGAGACCGATTCGGATCGGAAAGAATTTCTAAAGAAGTTAAAAAAACTTTTTTAA
- a CDS encoding lysophospholipid acyltransferase family protein — protein sequence MEKEAQTYLRLKQFVAPFLGFAVNINAYGTENIVHDGKIILVSNHRSDMDPFILSYTFPRYISWIAADYTFRIPIFKDLAKLAGGIPMAIDGKISMASIKMVQQVFKRQGVLGIFPEGHDYMVKNDFSGPMVKFHDGFAAFSIRNKVDILPSVIVPIEESYSDIPIPSLVRSFMGMPKEVCDIKRRSIYKKVKVLYGPKIDHTPYLEGKLEDNLKKLSNEVRLRMEALQKADVA from the coding sequence ATGGAAAAGGAAGCGCAGACATATCTTAGATTAAAACAGTTTGTGGCCCCTTTCTTGGGTTTTGCTGTTAACATCAACGCCTATGGAACGGAAAACATTGTTCATGACGGCAAGATCATTCTTGTTAGCAATCACAGATCGGATATGGATCCTTTCATTCTTTCTTATACGTTTCCACGTTATATCTCATGGATCGCCGCGGATTACACGTTTCGAATTCCCATCTTCAAAGACCTCGCAAAATTAGCCGGAGGAATCCCGATGGCCATCGACGGTAAGATTTCGATGGCAAGCATCAAAATGGTTCAACAGGTTTTTAAAAGACAAGGAGTTCTCGGAATTTTTCCGGAAGGCCATGACTATATGGTTAAAAACGATTTCTCCGGACCGATGGTAAAATTTCATGATGGGTTCGCGGCGTTTTCAATTCGAAACAAAGTCGACATTCTTCCGTCCGTAATCGTTCCGATCGAGGAAAGTTATTCCGATATTCCGATCCCTTCTTTGGTTCGTTCTTTTATGGGAATGCCAAAAGAAGTCTGCGATATCAAAAGAAGATCGATTTACAAAAAAGTAAAAGTTCTCTACGGTCCGAAAATCGATCACACTCCGTATTTGGAAGGAAAACTGGAAGACAATCTCAAAAAACTTTCGAACGAAGTCCGCTTACGGATGGAAGCCTTACAAAAAGCGGACGTCGCTTAA